Proteins from a genomic interval of Caulobacter sp. SL161:
- a CDS encoding SMP-30/gluconolactonase/LRE family protein — translation MDIQLVADGLQFPEGPIAMADGSVILTEIQGQRLTRVWPDGRKETVAETGGGPNGAAIGPDGAIYVTNNGGSFQFFEANGLNIPGPTPPTHTGGAIQRVDLKTGAITTLYTECDGKPLVGPNDLVFDKQGGFWFTDHGCSTPDGRRYGALYYALPDGSKITRWRDHFVSPNGVGLSPDEKTVYMADTMLGRLWSFDIASPGVLADAVPLLPGNVVCNLPGYQLLDSLAVEADGKVCVATIINGGITAFAPDGSTEHYAFPDVIVTNICFGGADMRDAWITASGTGKLYKARWPRPGLKLNFNG, via the coding sequence ATGGACATCCAACTGGTCGCCGACGGCCTGCAATTCCCCGAAGGCCCGATCGCCATGGCCGACGGGTCGGTGATCCTCACCGAAATCCAGGGACAGCGCCTGACCCGTGTCTGGCCGGACGGCCGTAAGGAGACCGTGGCCGAGACCGGCGGGGGTCCCAACGGCGCAGCGATCGGCCCGGACGGCGCGATCTATGTCACCAACAACGGCGGCAGCTTCCAGTTCTTCGAGGCCAATGGCCTGAACATTCCCGGTCCCACGCCCCCCACCCACACGGGCGGCGCCATTCAGCGCGTGGACCTGAAAACGGGCGCGATCACGACCCTCTACACCGAATGCGACGGCAAGCCGCTGGTCGGACCTAATGACCTGGTTTTCGACAAGCAGGGCGGTTTCTGGTTCACCGACCATGGCTGTTCGACGCCGGACGGCCGCAGGTATGGCGCCCTGTACTACGCCCTGCCCGACGGCTCGAAGATCACCCGCTGGCGCGACCACTTCGTCTCGCCCAACGGCGTGGGCCTCTCGCCCGACGAGAAGACCGTCTACATGGCCGACACCATGCTGGGGCGGCTGTGGTCCTTCGACATCGCCTCGCCAGGCGTACTGGCGGACGCCGTCCCGCTGCTGCCGGGCAACGTGGTCTGCAACCTGCCGGGCTATCAGTTGCTGGACAGCCTGGCGGTCGAGGCGGACGGCAAGGTCTGCGTGGCGACGATCATCAATGGCGGGATCACCGCCTTCGCCCCGGACGGCTCGACCGAGCACTACGCCTTCCCGGACGTGATCGTGACCAACATCTGCTTCGGCGGCGCCGACATGCGCGATGCCTGGATCACCGCGTCGGGCACCGGCAAGTTGTACAAGGCGCGCTGGCCCCGCCCAGGCCTGAAGCTGAACTTCAACGGCTGA